From Microlunatus capsulatus, a single genomic window includes:
- a CDS encoding MBL fold metallo-hydrolase codes for MTVWICRTCAVEHADTEVPPTATCAICSDERQYVRPEGQRWTTLEELRAEGHRGRVEEVEPGLHGITVEPSVGIGQRALLVATPGGNVLWDPVGYLDDELVAEVRALGGVAAVASSHPHMFGAQVAWSRRFDDAPVLVVAADASWVQRPDPVIELVQETAEPVPGVRLVRIGGHFPGSAVLHLTGRDGRGVLLSGDTVVGTPDEHWVAFLRSYPNKIPLSAAVVARVADRVLALDFDRLYDNVGGRVRQDAAARVRRSADRVVAWTRGDFDHLTGTG; via the coding sequence GTGACCGTCTGGATCTGCCGCACCTGTGCCGTCGAGCACGCCGACACCGAGGTGCCGCCGACGGCCACCTGCGCGATCTGCAGCGACGAGCGGCAGTACGTCCGGCCCGAGGGCCAGCGCTGGACGACGCTGGAGGAGCTGCGGGCCGAGGGGCACCGCGGCCGCGTCGAGGAGGTCGAGCCCGGGCTGCACGGCATCACCGTCGAGCCGTCGGTGGGCATCGGCCAGCGGGCGCTGCTGGTCGCCACCCCGGGCGGCAACGTCCTCTGGGACCCCGTCGGCTACCTCGACGACGAGCTCGTCGCCGAGGTCCGCGCGCTGGGCGGCGTCGCGGCGGTCGCCTCCAGCCACCCCCACATGTTCGGCGCGCAGGTGGCGTGGTCGCGCCGCTTCGACGACGCCCCGGTCCTCGTGGTCGCCGCCGACGCCTCCTGGGTGCAGCGGCCCGACCCCGTCATCGAGCTGGTGCAGGAGACCGCCGAGCCCGTCCCCGGGGTGCGGCTCGTGCGCATCGGCGGGCACTTCCCGGGCAGCGCCGTCCTGCACCTGACCGGCCGCGACGGGCGCGGCGTGCTGCTGAGCGGCGACACCGTCGTCGGCACCCCGGACGAGCACTGGGTGGCCTTCCTGCGCAGCTACCCCAACAAGATCCCGCTCTCGGCCGCCGTCGTGGCCCGGGTGGCCGACCGCGTGCTGGCGCTGGACTTCGACCGGCTCTACGACAACGTCGGGGGCCGGGTGCGGCAGGACGCCGCAGCCCGGGTCCGCCGCTCGGCGGATCGCGTGGTCGCCTGGACGCGGGGCGACTTCGACCACCTCACGGGCACCGGCTGA
- a CDS encoding 16S rRNA (uracil(1498)-N(3))-methyltransferase has product MTAPLFLLESLADPLPAVGATLELGGDEGRHAAVVRRIAAGEQVLVADGRGRGVRAEVTAAAKTGLTLRVLEHLAGTGRPLRVVVVQALAKGDRSELAVEMLTEVGVDEIWPWQASRSIVRWSAERGEKSLARWRSTAREATKQSRRLAQPDVRPVLSTARLAAALAGVDVALVLHEDATTALREVALPAEGTVALVVGPEGGIAPEELERFAAAGARAVSVSDAVLRTSTAGVVAVAGLLLR; this is encoded by the coding sequence GTGACCGCGCCCCTCTTCCTGCTGGAGAGCCTCGCCGACCCGCTGCCCGCGGTGGGCGCGACGCTCGAGCTCGGCGGGGACGAGGGCCGGCACGCCGCCGTCGTGCGCCGGATCGCGGCCGGCGAGCAGGTGCTGGTGGCCGACGGCCGCGGGCGCGGCGTCCGGGCCGAGGTCACCGCGGCGGCGAAGACCGGCCTGACGCTGCGGGTGCTGGAGCACCTCGCGGGCACCGGACGTCCGCTGCGCGTGGTCGTGGTCCAGGCCCTGGCCAAGGGCGACCGCTCCGAGCTCGCCGTGGAGATGCTCACCGAGGTGGGCGTCGACGAGATCTGGCCCTGGCAGGCCTCGCGCTCCATCGTCCGCTGGTCGGCCGAGCGCGGGGAGAAGTCGCTGGCGCGGTGGCGTTCCACCGCCCGCGAGGCCACCAAGCAGTCCCGACGGCTGGCGCAGCCGGACGTGCGGCCCGTGCTCAGCACGGCGCGGCTCGCCGCCGCGCTGGCCGGCGTCGACGTGGCGCTGGTGCTGCACGAGGACGCCACGACGGCGCTGCGCGAGGTCGCGCTGCCCGCGGAGGGGACCGTCGCCCTCGTCGTCGGGCCCGAGGGCGGCATCGCCCCCGAGGAGCTGGAGCGCTTCGCCGCGGCCGGCGCCCGCGCCGTCTCGGTCAGCGACGCCGTGCTGCGCACCTCCACCGCCGGCGTCGTCGCCGTCGCGGGCCTGCTGCTGCGCTGA
- the dnaJ gene encoding molecular chaperone DnaJ, with translation MSSDYYEILGVARDATPEQIKKAYRQLAMKLHPDVATEADAGDKFKKVAEAYEVLQDPKKRDLYDRGGDPLGGGMGGFGGGGGFGGQAGGFDFTNLVDAMFGQQSSRGPRSRVRRGQDALVRLSLELAEAAFGTTKPLQVDTAVLCPRCSGSGAMEGSEPETCRTCHGQGDVTHVQRSFIGDIRTTQPCPTCRGYGTVIPDPCVECAGDGRIRSSRTINVKIPAGVSTGNRIHLASHGEVGPGGGPAGDLYVELSVAQHEIFRRDGDDLEVVVKIPMTAAALGTEVSVATLEADLEDSDADDRSVQVAVPAGTQSGTRVALEGKGVPRLRSNGRGQMGVTLLVQTPTRLDEEQRELVRQLAELRGEDGPEGTVQKHGRGVFGRLRDAFAGQ, from the coding sequence ATGAGCTCTGACTACTACGAGATCCTCGGCGTCGCGCGCGACGCGACGCCGGAGCAGATCAAGAAGGCCTACCGCCAGCTGGCGATGAAGCTGCACCCCGACGTGGCCACCGAGGCCGACGCCGGCGACAAGTTCAAGAAGGTCGCCGAGGCCTACGAGGTGCTCCAGGACCCCAAGAAGCGCGACCTCTACGACCGCGGCGGCGACCCGCTCGGCGGCGGGATGGGCGGCTTCGGCGGGGGCGGCGGCTTCGGCGGCCAGGCCGGTGGGTTCGACTTCACCAACCTCGTCGACGCCATGTTCGGCCAGCAGTCCAGCCGGGGCCCGCGCTCGCGCGTCCGCCGCGGCCAGGACGCGCTGGTCCGGCTCTCGCTGGAGCTGGCCGAGGCCGCCTTCGGCACCACCAAGCCCCTGCAGGTCGACACCGCCGTGCTCTGCCCCCGCTGCAGCGGCTCGGGCGCCATGGAGGGCTCCGAGCCCGAGACCTGCCGCACCTGCCACGGCCAGGGCGATGTCACCCACGTGCAGCGCTCGTTCATCGGCGACATCCGCACCACCCAGCCGTGCCCGACCTGCCGCGGCTACGGGACGGTCATCCCCGACCCGTGCGTCGAGTGCGCGGGCGACGGCCGGATCCGGTCCTCGCGGACCATCAACGTCAAGATCCCGGCCGGCGTCAGCACCGGCAACCGGATCCACCTGGCCTCCCACGGCGAGGTCGGCCCGGGCGGTGGCCCCGCCGGCGACCTCTACGTCGAGCTCTCGGTGGCCCAGCACGAGATCTTCCGGCGCGACGGCGACGACCTCGAGGTCGTCGTCAAGATCCCGATGACGGCGGCCGCCCTGGGCACCGAGGTGTCGGTGGCCACCTTGGAGGCCGACCTCGAGGACTCCGACGCCGACGACCGCAGCGTCCAGGTCGCGGTGCCGGCCGGCACCCAGTCCGGCACCCGGGTGGCGCTGGAGGGCAAGGGCGTGCCGCGCCTGCGCTCGAACGGCCGCGGCCAGATGGGCGTCACCCTCCTGGTCCAGACCCCGACCCGGCTCGACGAGGAGCAGCGCGAGCTGGTGCGCCAGCTCGCCGAGCTCCGCGGCGAGGACGGGCCCGAGGGCACCGTCCAGAAGCACGGCCGGGGTGTCTTCGGGCGCCTGCGGGACGCCTTCGCCGGGCAGTGA
- the hrcA gene encoding heat-inducible transcriptional repressor HrcA, giving the protein MDERKLEVLRAIVTDYVSSQEPVGSKALVERHDLGVSPATVRNDMAALEEEGYITQPHTSAGRIPTDKGYRLFVDRLGTVKPLSPAEQKAIHTFLSGAADLDDVLLRTVRLLAQVTQQVAIVQYPTLSHSTVRHVEVVSLSTSRMLLILITSTGRIEQRALELPDHDAETLAQLRAQLNAATVGHSSSAAAARLSTLTGELPPELGAIGQAAVATLLEMLSSEASSRMVVGGMPNLTRYGAEFETTVKPVLEALEEQVVLLKLMGEATTADAVTVRIGQENPYKELQSTSVVASGYGSQLDMFATLGVVGPTRMDYPSTMASVRAVARYVGRFLSEG; this is encoded by the coding sequence GTGGACGAACGCAAGCTCGAGGTGCTGCGCGCGATCGTGACCGACTACGTGTCCAGCCAGGAGCCGGTGGGCTCCAAGGCGCTCGTCGAGCGGCACGACCTCGGCGTCTCGCCCGCGACGGTCCGCAACGACATGGCCGCGCTGGAGGAGGAGGGCTACATCACCCAGCCCCACACCAGCGCCGGCCGGATCCCCACCGACAAGGGCTACCGGCTGTTCGTCGACCGGCTGGGCACCGTGAAGCCGCTGTCCCCGGCCGAGCAGAAGGCGATCCACACCTTCCTCTCCGGCGCCGCCGACCTCGACGACGTGCTGCTGCGCACCGTCCGGCTGCTCGCCCAGGTCACCCAGCAGGTGGCGATCGTCCAGTACCCGACGCTGAGCCACTCCACGGTGCGGCACGTCGAGGTGGTCTCCCTCTCCACCTCCCGGATGCTGCTCATCCTCATCACCTCCACCGGCCGCATCGAGCAGCGCGCCCTCGAGCTGCCCGACCACGACGCCGAGACCCTGGCCCAGCTGCGCGCCCAGCTCAACGCGGCGACCGTCGGCCACTCGTCCTCGGCCGCCGCGGCCCGGCTCAGCACGCTGACCGGGGAGCTGCCGCCCGAGCTCGGCGCGATCGGCCAGGCGGCCGTGGCCACCCTGCTGGAGATGCTGAGCAGCGAGGCGTCCAGCCGGATGGTCGTCGGCGGGATGCCGAACCTCACCCGCTACGGCGCCGAGTTCGAGACGACCGTCAAGCCGGTCCTCGAGGCGCTGGAGGAGCAGGTCGTGCTGCTCAAGCTGATGGGGGAGGCCACCACGGCCGACGCCGTCACCGTGCGCATCGGCCAGGAGAACCCGTACAAGGAACTACAGTCGACGTCGGTCGTCGCGAGCGGCTACGGCAGCCAGCTCGACATGTTCGCCACGCTGGGCGTCGTCGGACCCACCCGGATGGACTACCCCTCCACCATGGCCTCGGTGCGTGCCGTCGCCCGCTACGTAGGCCGTTTCCTCTCCGAAGGATGA
- a CDS encoding MBL fold metallo-hydrolase, with protein sequence MDQQPPAGRARDGAPGPQFSLGPWREVADGVLVAVAEPEGVNLGLVLGRTGALLVDTGSSPEQGAALRASVADVTALPLVGVVVTHAHSDHAFGLAAFADVATLGHETLPAALASRASAEAAQALGLDPAALVPPSREIAVAVAVDLGDRRVEVAHLGPGHTDGDLVVVVPDADLLFVGDLVESAPTPETAAPWWGPDSVPHAWGATLDGVIGLMTAGTRAVPGHGDLVDREFVFGTRGRVAAVSGELTHLVESGVGEADALARGSWPYPAEHVAGAVAPGYAALAGRGVKGTRPTLPLA encoded by the coding sequence ATGGACCAGCAGCCCCCGGCAGGACGGGCCCGCGACGGCGCCCCCGGTCCGCAGTTCTCGCTCGGCCCCTGGCGCGAGGTCGCGGACGGGGTGCTCGTCGCCGTCGCCGAGCCCGAGGGCGTCAACCTGGGGCTCGTGCTGGGCCGGACCGGCGCGCTGCTCGTCGACACCGGGTCGAGCCCGGAGCAGGGCGCCGCGCTGCGGGCCTCGGTCGCGGACGTCACCGCGCTGCCGCTGGTGGGCGTCGTCGTCACCCACGCGCACTCCGACCACGCCTTCGGGCTGGCCGCCTTCGCCGACGTCGCGACCCTCGGCCACGAGACCCTGCCCGCGGCCCTGGCCTCGCGCGCGTCCGCCGAGGCCGCCCAGGCCCTCGGGCTGGACCCGGCCGCGCTGGTGCCGCCGTCCCGCGAGATCGCCGTCGCCGTCGCGGTCGACCTCGGCGACCGGCGGGTCGAGGTGGCGCACCTGGGTCCGGGGCACACCGACGGCGACCTCGTCGTCGTGGTCCCCGACGCCGACCTGCTGTTCGTCGGAGACCTCGTCGAGTCCGCGCCGACGCCGGAGACGGCCGCCCCCTGGTGGGGGCCGGACAGCGTGCCGCACGCCTGGGGGGCCACCCTCGACGGCGTCATCGGGCTGATGACCGCCGGCACCCGGGCCGTCCCCGGGCACGGCGACCTCGTCGACCGCGAGTTCGTCTTCGGCACCCGCGGCCGGGTCGCCGCGGTGTCCGGGGAGCTCACCCACCTCGTCGAGTCCGGGGTCGGCGAGGCCGACGCGCTGGCCCGCGGCAGCTGGCCCTACCCCGCCGAGCACGTGGCGGGCGCGGTCGCGCCGGGCTACGCCGCGCTGGCCGGCCGGGGCGTCAAGGGCACCCGCCCGACGTTGCCGCTCGCGTGA
- a CDS encoding substrate-binding domain-containing protein, whose amino-acid sequence MGRVTVKTLAATLGVSPATVSNAYNRPDQLSGELRARILATAAELGYAGPDAAARTLRSGRSGAVGVLLTEQLSYAFSDPFAVEFLTGLSEVVEQHQTSVLLMPLSFSDNEPDVTAIQRASIDALTIMCLPEQHPAAALARARGIRFVGTDIRDDPDSSWVAIDDLRGGVLVGEHLAALGHRDVAVLVERNAPAGREVVELDPAEVTFLDYASRLRGLQQSLPGRLTLVSGGHNALASGAAAARALMARPDPPTAVVGLSDVLALGALTALAELGVDVPGQVSVCGFDDIADAAARDLTTVQQPIRERGRLVGRLLVDAEAGPRQVVLPISLVPRGSTGPAPR is encoded by the coding sequence ATGGGTCGGGTGACGGTCAAGACGCTGGCGGCGACGCTGGGCGTCTCCCCCGCGACCGTCTCGAACGCCTACAACCGCCCCGACCAGCTGTCCGGGGAGCTGCGCGCGCGCATCCTCGCGACAGCGGCCGAGCTCGGCTACGCCGGTCCCGACGCCGCGGCCCGCACCCTGCGGTCGGGCCGGTCGGGGGCGGTCGGGGTGCTGCTGACCGAGCAGCTGTCCTACGCCTTCTCCGACCCCTTCGCCGTCGAGTTCCTCACCGGGCTCAGCGAGGTGGTGGAGCAGCACCAGACGAGCGTGCTGCTGATGCCGCTGTCCTTCTCCGACAACGAGCCGGACGTGACGGCCATCCAGCGGGCCAGCATCGACGCCCTGACGATCATGTGCCTGCCCGAGCAGCACCCGGCGGCCGCGCTGGCCCGCGCCCGCGGCATCCGCTTCGTCGGCACCGACATCCGCGACGACCCCGACTCGTCCTGGGTCGCCATCGACGACCTGCGCGGCGGCGTGCTGGTCGGGGAGCACCTGGCCGCGCTGGGCCACCGCGACGTGGCCGTGCTGGTGGAGCGGAACGCACCCGCCGGCCGCGAGGTCGTCGAGCTCGACCCGGCCGAGGTCACCTTCCTCGACTACGCCTCCCGGCTGCGCGGCCTGCAGCAGAGCCTGCCGGGCCGGCTCACCCTGGTCTCGGGCGGGCACAACGCGCTGGCGTCCGGCGCGGCCGCCGCCCGGGCCCTGATGGCCCGTCCCGACCCCCCGACGGCCGTCGTGGGCCTGAGCGACGTGCTGGCCCTGGGGGCGCTCACCGCCCTCGCCGAGCTGGGCGTCGACGTCCCCGGCCAGGTCTCCGTCTGCGGCTTCGACGACATCGCCGACGCCGCCGCCCGCGACCTGACGACGGTGCAGCAGCCGATCCGCGAGCGCGGCCGCCTGGTCGGCCGCCTGCTCGTCGACGCCGAGGCCGGGCCGCGGCAGGTCGTGCTGCCGATCTCCCTGGTCCCGCGGGGTTCGACCGGGCCTGCTCCGCGCTGA
- a CDS encoding LON peptidase substrate-binding domain-containing protein, whose translation MSMFPLGSVLFPHMPLRLRVFEERYLVMLSELVEAEDTRFGVVLIERGFEVGGGEHRFGVGTTADVAQIGAEDGVVGLVAQGTERFEVETWLDDDPYPRAEVRVLPELVWDERLEPLRAETEQLVRRTLAQASEFSENVWPADVELADEPVPALWQLAAIAPVTALDQVKLLRSESAEALLLSLVELTRDAALAWETPWPLE comes from the coding sequence ATGTCGATGTTCCCCCTCGGGTCCGTGCTCTTCCCCCACATGCCGCTCCGGCTGCGGGTGTTCGAGGAGCGCTACCTCGTCATGCTGTCCGAGCTGGTGGAGGCCGAGGACACCCGTTTCGGCGTCGTGCTCATCGAGCGCGGCTTCGAGGTCGGCGGCGGCGAGCACCGCTTCGGCGTGGGCACGACGGCCGACGTCGCCCAGATCGGCGCCGAGGACGGGGTCGTCGGCCTGGTGGCCCAGGGCACCGAGCGCTTCGAGGTCGAGACCTGGCTGGACGACGACCCCTACCCTCGCGCCGAGGTCCGCGTGCTGCCCGAGCTCGTCTGGGACGAGCGGCTGGAGCCCCTGCGCGCCGAGACCGAGCAGCTGGTGCGCCGCACGCTCGCCCAGGCCAGCGAGTTCTCCGAGAACGTCTGGCCGGCCGACGTCGAGCTGGCAGATGAGCCGGTGCCGGCGCTCTGGCAGCTGGCGGCCATCGCCCCGGTGACGGCGCTGGACCAGGTGAAGCTGCTGCGGTCGGAGTCGGCCGAGGCCCTGCTGCTCAGCCTCGTCGAGCTCACCCGCGACGCCGCCCTCGCATGGGAGACGCCCTGGCCGCTTGAATGA
- a CDS encoding DUF3097 domain-containing protein translates to MSSPTDRYRTDVLATGWQKAGKPVSTELAVKPGQVLEDATTGFVGAVVRVERGIVVLEDRRGKLRSFPLGPGFLDEGRPVTLVVTARAGTSAPRRTASGSVAGPAERAKVALPSRIYVEGRHDAELVERIWGEDLRHVGVVVEYLGGIDDLPSIVEEFAPERGRRLGVLVDHLVPGSKESRIAAQVERGRGGGYVSVLGHPYVDIWQAVKPERVGLKVWPQIPRDVEWKHGICEVLRLPHADQADIAAAWKMILGRVRSWNDLERPLLTTVEQLIDFVTQDHPVPED, encoded by the coding sequence GTGAGCTCCCCGACCGACCGCTACCGCACCGACGTCCTGGCCACCGGCTGGCAGAAGGCCGGCAAGCCGGTGAGCACCGAGCTGGCCGTCAAGCCCGGCCAGGTGCTGGAGGACGCGACGACGGGCTTCGTCGGCGCCGTCGTCCGGGTGGAGCGCGGCATCGTCGTGCTGGAGGACCGGCGCGGCAAGCTGCGCAGCTTCCCGCTGGGGCCGGGCTTCCTCGACGAGGGCCGGCCGGTGACCCTCGTCGTGACGGCCCGGGCGGGCACGAGCGCCCCGCGGCGGACGGCGTCGGGCTCGGTGGCCGGGCCGGCCGAGCGGGCGAAGGTGGCGCTGCCCAGCCGGATCTACGTCGAGGGCCGGCACGACGCCGAGCTGGTCGAGCGGATCTGGGGCGAGGACCTGCGCCACGTCGGCGTGGTCGTGGAGTACCTGGGCGGCATCGACGACCTGCCGTCCATCGTCGAGGAGTTCGCGCCCGAGCGCGGCCGCCGGCTGGGCGTGCTGGTCGACCACCTGGTCCCCGGGAGCAAGGAGAGCCGGATCGCCGCCCAGGTCGAGCGCGGCCGCGGCGGCGGGTACGTCTCGGTGCTCGGCCACCCCTACGTCGACATCTGGCAGGCGGTGAAGCCGGAGCGGGTGGGCCTGAAGGTCTGGCCGCAGATCCCGCGCGACGTCGAGTGGAAGCACGGCATCTGCGAGGTGCTGCGGCTGCCGCACGCCGACCAGGCCGACATCGCGGCCGCCTGGAAGATGATCCTCGGCCGGGTCCGCTCCTGGAACGACCTGGAGCGGCCGCTGCTGACGACCGTGGAGCAGCTCATCGACTTCGTCACCCAGGACCACCCGGTCCCCGAGGACTGA
- a CDS encoding acetamidase/formamidase family protein, with translation MSAAEGREAAETIEKGIGRRALLRTAASLGAAATVTAGAPVAATAAPRTGGRGGRGRLEVLQPGTGRITGDHYLSAQADEVLWGYVPSVGAEPVLEMGSGQTVTIDALSHEGILEDQGRDPRAYFARQGVGRGEVLDDAVAVARDYDRTPRNFDVDGPHVVLGPIYVRGARPGDVLKVETLSAVPRVPYGVVSSRHGKGALPQGPGRTAPAGLTLDEVMPPVATDGRASGDPTRYGNVSVFTPVESRRGRLHGRMESAAGAVRFPLNPFMGMMGVASAPAPALNAPQVNSIPPTLGGGNIDISLLGPGSTFYLPVFDEGALFYVGDPHLAMGDGEVALTALEGSLRATFRLTVCRPGRSGVPSVAYRYPFAENRSSWIPIGLSDPDGVLGGQVSDLDVAMRRAVVNALDFLQDDLGMERAVAYAYLSAAADFVVSQVVDRTMGVHAVIPKSHFPRS, from the coding sequence GTGAGCGCAGCCGAGGGCCGCGAGGCAGCCGAGACCATCGAGAAGGGGATCGGCCGGCGCGCCCTGCTCCGGACGGCCGCCTCCCTGGGTGCTGCGGCGACGGTCACCGCGGGCGCACCGGTGGCCGCGACGGCCGCCCCGCGCACCGGCGGCCGTGGCGGGCGGGGCCGGCTCGAGGTGCTGCAGCCCGGCACCGGCCGGATCACCGGCGACCACTACCTCAGCGCGCAGGCCGACGAGGTGCTCTGGGGCTACGTGCCCTCGGTCGGCGCCGAGCCGGTGCTGGAGATGGGCTCCGGCCAGACCGTCACCATCGACGCGCTCTCCCACGAGGGGATCCTCGAGGACCAGGGCCGGGACCCGCGGGCCTACTTCGCGCGGCAGGGCGTCGGACGGGGCGAGGTCCTCGACGACGCGGTGGCGGTCGCCCGCGACTACGACCGCACCCCCCGGAACTTCGACGTCGACGGCCCGCACGTCGTCCTCGGCCCCATCTACGTCCGCGGCGCCCGCCCCGGGGATGTGCTGAAGGTCGAGACCCTCTCGGCCGTCCCGCGGGTGCCCTACGGCGTCGTCTCCAGCCGGCACGGCAAGGGCGCGCTGCCGCAGGGCCCCGGCCGCACCGCCCCCGCCGGCCTGACGCTGGACGAGGTGATGCCGCCGGTCGCCACCGACGGCCGCGCCAGCGGCGACCCGACCCGCTACGGCAACGTCTCGGTGTTCACGCCCGTGGAGAGCCGGCGGGGCCGCCTGCACGGCCGGATGGAGAGCGCCGCGGGGGCGGTCCGGTTCCCGCTCAACCCCTTCATGGGCATGATGGGCGTCGCCTCCGCGCCCGCGCCCGCCCTCAACGCGCCCCAGGTCAACTCGATCCCGCCGACCCTCGGCGGCGGCAACATCGACATCAGCCTCCTCGGGCCGGGCTCGACCTTCTACCTCCCCGTGTTCGACGAGGGCGCCCTCTTCTACGTCGGCGACCCGCACCTGGCCATGGGCGACGGGGAGGTGGCCCTCACGGCGCTGGAGGGATCGCTGCGCGCCACCTTCCGGCTGACGGTGTGCCGCCCCGGGCGCAGCGGGGTGCCCTCGGTCGCCTACCGCTACCCCTTCGCCGAGAACCGGTCGTCCTGGATCCCCATCGGGCTGTCCGACCCCGACGGGGTGCTGGGCGGCCAGGTCAGCGACCTCGACGTGGCGATGCGGCGGGCGGTGGTCAACGCCCTGGACTTCCTGCAGGACGACCTGGGCATGGAGCGCGCGGTCGCCTACGCCTACCTCTCGGCGGCGGCGGACTTCGTCGTCTCCCAGGTCGTCGACCGGACGATGGGCGTGCACGCCGTCATCCCGAAGTCGCACTTCCCGCGCTCCTGA
- the hemW gene encoding radical SAM family heme chaperone HemW, whose protein sequence is MPSALPDGVAAPADGALPDAARAEVPGGPLSVYLHVPFCTTRCGYCDFNTYTASELGTEPGASRAGYAETAAQEVALAARVLGPDAPPVSTVFVGGGTPTLLPPADLALLLDAVREHLGLTPDAEVTTESNPESVDAADLVALREAGFTRISFGMQSAVPHVLATLDRVHSPGRPQQAVAEARAAGFDSVSLDLIYGTPGESLDDWATSLDAALAAEPDHVSAYALIVEEGTRLASQVRRGRLPMTDDDDLADKYLLAEERLTAAGYTAYEVSNWARGDDHRCRHNLAYWRGHAWWGVGPGAHSHVGGVRWWNVKHPAAYAGRMAAGVSPAHARELLEPDDRRVERVLLELRLADGLDLAVLTATERRRVPDLEARGLAVLTPAGTLALTLRGRLLADGVVRDLLD, encoded by the coding sequence ATGCCCTCCGCCCTGCCCGACGGCGTCGCGGCCCCGGCCGACGGCGCGCTGCCCGACGCCGCGCGCGCCGAGGTGCCGGGGGGCCCGCTGAGCGTCTACCTGCACGTGCCGTTCTGCACCACCCGGTGCGGCTACTGCGACTTCAACACCTACACCGCCAGCGAGCTCGGGACCGAGCCCGGCGCCTCCCGGGCCGGCTACGCCGAGACCGCTGCCCAGGAGGTCGCGCTGGCCGCCCGGGTGCTGGGCCCGGACGCCCCGCCGGTCAGCACCGTCTTCGTCGGCGGCGGCACCCCGACCCTGCTGCCGCCGGCCGACCTCGCGCTGCTGCTCGACGCCGTCCGCGAGCACCTCGGCCTGACGCCGGACGCCGAGGTGACGACGGAGTCCAACCCCGAGTCGGTCGACGCGGCCGATCTCGTCGCCCTGCGGGAGGCCGGGTTCACCCGGATCTCGTTCGGCATGCAGTCGGCCGTGCCGCACGTGCTGGCCACCTTGGACCGCGTGCACTCCCCGGGCCGCCCCCAGCAGGCCGTCGCCGAGGCGCGCGCGGCCGGCTTCGACAGCGTCAGCCTCGACCTCATCTACGGCACGCCGGGGGAGTCCCTCGACGACTGGGCGACCAGCCTCGACGCCGCGCTGGCCGCCGAGCCGGACCACGTCAGCGCCTACGCCCTCATCGTCGAAGAAGGCACCCGGCTCGCCAGCCAGGTCCGCCGCGGTCGTCTGCCGATGACCGACGACGACGACCTGGCCGACAAGTACCTGCTGGCCGAGGAGCGGCTGACCGCGGCCGGCTACACCGCCTACGAGGTGAGCAACTGGGCGCGCGGCGACGACCACCGCTGCCGGCACAACCTGGCCTACTGGCGCGGCCACGCCTGGTGGGGCGTCGGCCCGGGGGCGCACAGCCACGTCGGCGGCGTCCGCTGGTGGAACGTCAAGCACCCGGCCGCCTACGCCGGGCGGATGGCGGCGGGCGTCTCGCCGGCGCACGCCCGCGAGCTGCTGGAGCCCGACGACCGCCGCGTCGAGCGCGTGCTGCTGGAGCTCCGGCTGGCCGACGGCCTGGACCTCGCCGTCCTCACCGCCACCGAGCGCCGCCGGGTCCCCGACCTGGAGGCCCGCGGCCTCGCCGTCCTCACCCCGGCCGGCACCCTGGCGCTCACCCTGCGCGGGCGGCTGCTGGCCGACGGCGTCGTCCGCGACCTGCTGGACTGA
- a CDS encoding response regulator transcription factor, whose product MVTARVLVVEDDPAISSSLVGSLTDAGYRARGLPDGRDLEGELESFRPDLVVLDWMLPGRDGPALARVVRARSGAGIILLTARDEMADRLAGFDAGVDDYVVKPFVVAEVLARMRAVLRRSGALDTVQVDDLVVDPSGASVTRGGVPLELTATEMRLLFFLAENRDRVMSTVQILTQVWGYEDYADNLVQVHVSALRRKLEAHGPRLLHTVRGMGYVLRSARSAEQAR is encoded by the coding sequence ATGGTGACGGCGCGCGTGCTGGTGGTCGAGGACGACCCGGCGATCAGCTCCTCGCTCGTGGGCTCGCTCACCGACGCCGGCTACCGCGCCCGCGGACTGCCCGACGGCCGCGACCTCGAGGGCGAGCTGGAGTCGTTCCGGCCGGACCTCGTCGTCCTCGACTGGATGCTGCCGGGACGCGACGGCCCCGCCCTCGCCCGGGTGGTGCGGGCGCGCAGCGGCGCCGGGATCATCCTGCTGACGGCCCGCGACGAGATGGCCGACCGGCTGGCCGGGTTCGACGCCGGCGTGGACGACTACGTGGTCAAGCCCTTCGTCGTCGCCGAGGTGCTGGCCCGGATGCGGGCCGTGCTGCGTCGCAGCGGCGCCCTGGACACCGTGCAGGTCGACGACCTCGTCGTCGACCCGAGCGGCGCCTCCGTCACCCGCGGCGGCGTGCCGCTGGAGCTCACCGCCACCGAGATGCGGCTGCTGTTCTTCCTGGCCGAGAACCGTGACCGGGTGATGTCGACGGTGCAGATCCTCACCCAGGTCTGGGGGTACGAGGACTACGCCGACAACCTCGTCCAGGTCCACGTCAGCGCGCTCCGTCGCAAGCTGGAGGCGCACGGCCCGCGGCTGCTGCACACCGTCCGCGGGATGGGCTACGTGCTGCGCTCGGCGCGGTCCGCGGAGCAGGCCCGGTGA